In a single window of the Aridibaculum aurantiacum genome:
- a CDS encoding YihY/virulence factor BrkB family protein produces MQEKITAKGLFGVLKEAGKGFGRDKVPKLSGSLAYYTIFSLGPMLLIMIYLANLFWADQAIEGKLVGQLGTLIGEGAAKQIQEIIINASLDETSTFAAAVGITTLIIGATTVFAEIQDSINMIWNLRLKKDTGWWKLVLTRILSFSIVIALGFLLLVSLIINSLLEGLMDKIREEFPGMAVTVIYIINLLLTLLVTTTLFAIIYKVLPDAKIRWRDVAVGALFAACLFMLAKFGITFYIGQSNIGSAYGAAGSLVVLIMWIYFSSMILYFGAEFTKAYALKYGGEITPNEYTVTIQRVEVESNKKSIQENEADSEETQKQTQEQKDMEA; encoded by the coding sequence ATGCAAGAAAAAATTACTGCGAAAGGTTTGTTTGGAGTTTTGAAAGAAGCCGGTAAAGGTTTTGGGCGCGATAAAGTGCCAAAGCTGAGTGGCTCGCTTGCTTATTATACAATCTTCTCACTAGGTCCCATGCTGTTGATCATGATATACCTGGCAAACCTGTTTTGGGCCGACCAGGCAATTGAAGGGAAGTTAGTAGGACAGTTAGGTACACTGATAGGTGAAGGAGCAGCCAAACAAATTCAAGAGATCATCATCAATGCCTCGCTCGATGAAACAAGTACGTTTGCCGCTGCGGTCGGCATTACTACGCTTATCATTGGTGCCACTACCGTTTTTGCCGAGATACAGGACAGTATCAATATGATTTGGAACCTGCGTTTAAAAAAAGATACGGGTTGGTGGAAACTGGTTCTAACGCGGATATTATCATTCTCCATTGTCATTGCACTTGGATTTCTGTTGCTGGTCTCGCTAATTATCAACAGCCTTCTGGAAGGACTAATGGATAAGATACGGGAAGAGTTTCCCGGCATGGCAGTCACTGTTATTTACATTATCAACCTGCTACTTACTTTATTGGTTACTACCACACTCTTTGCTATTATTTATAAAGTATTACCGGATGCTAAGATCAGGTGGCGCGATGTAGCAGTAGGGGCGTTGTTCGCTGCTTGTTTATTTATGCTGGCAAAGTTTGGGATCACCTTTTACATAGGCCAGAGCAACATTGGCAGCGCCTATGGTGCAGCGGGTTCATTGGTCGTACTCATAATGTGGATCTATTTTTCCTCGATGATATTATACTTTGGTGCAGAGTTCACCAAAGCATATGCTTTGAAATATGGTGGTGAAATAACACCTAATGAATATACCGTTACCATTCAAAGGGTAGAGGTAGAGAGCAATAAGAAGAGCATCCAGGAAAATGAAGCCGATAGTGAAGAAACTCAAAAACAAACGCAGGAGCAAAAAGATATGGAAGCCTAA
- a CDS encoding single-stranded DNA-binding protein, with product MIKLQVIGNLGKDCVVNNVNGKNVINFSVAHTEKFKDSQGQQKDKTIWVECAYWTDRTGIAPYLKKGIQVYAEGTPDIRTYTTNDGRQGSSLSLRISSVQLLGGRGEGQSQDQPGGYQSGSNNYNQNYSQQNSPVPANEITEPLDDLPF from the coding sequence ATGATTAAGCTACAAGTAATTGGAAACCTTGGTAAAGATTGCGTTGTCAACAATGTAAACGGCAAAAATGTTATCAATTTCAGCGTGGCCCACACAGAAAAGTTTAAGGATAGCCAGGGTCAGCAAAAAGATAAAACCATTTGGGTAGAGTGTGCTTACTGGACGGATCGTACCGGTATTGCACCTTATTTAAAAAAGGGTATCCAGGTATATGCAGAGGGTACACCAGACATCAGGACTTATACTACCAATGATGGACGCCAGGGCTCTTCATTAAGCTTACGCATTAGCAGTGTACAATTGTTGGGTGGCCGCGGCGAAGGACAATCACAAGATCAACCGGGAGGCTACCAATCAGGCTCAAACAACTACAATCAAAACTATTCTCAACAGAATTCACCGGTTCCTGCCAACGAAATCACCGAACCTTTAGACGATCTACCTTTCTAG
- a CDS encoding GH92 family glycosyl hydrolase — MKRCLVVMAVLLGAVSGSFGQQRLVDFVNPFIGTGGHGHTYPGATLPFGMVQVSPDNGTQGWDWTSGYHYSDSIISGFSHTHLSGTGIGDLCDISVLPVVGKPDTCKVYSTFAHKEERASPGFYGVRLRDFQVYAEMTTSLRSALHRYAFPASKESAIRLNLGFAINWDKTTDASFKKINDTTFVGYRFSTGWAKNQKVFYAIRLSKPVKSTTVFLNKSETDKTEVKGDDIIAYLNFDTKAGEAILMKVGISFADIEGALEGLNEIKTWDFRAVRKGASDLWERELRKVQINTPDKKTKEIFYTALYHTYLAPTIFSDRYGNYKGVKGDIRNGKMVLSTHSLWDTFRAANPLLTITQTEMIGPLINSYLAFYDQSGYLPVWDLHFNETNTMTGYHAIPVIADAILKNIRGFDYDKAYAAMKRSAAQNIRGTEWYRNFGFVPADKMNESVTISLEYAFDDYCIGQVARKLKKYEDTAQFNKRARYWKNLFDEKTGFFRGKNMNGKWVEPFDPYATYPEGEKHPYTEGNAWQHSFFVPHDVEGLRQSFVSENGLEAKLDSLFTTSSKLTGNPAPDITGLIGQYAHGNEPSHHIAYMYNYIQRPWKTQERVREIMEKFYNNTPDGLVGNEDCGQMSAWYVFSALGFYPVNPASGQYVFGSPIVNEAIMLLPSGMTFKMVVENNSPQNKYIQSVTLNGKPYTKNYITHHDIMIGGMLIIKMGNVPNKKWGVENGDLPRSMTAPLVPKV; from the coding sequence ATGAAAAGATGCCTCGTGGTGATGGCTGTGCTTTTGGGCGCAGTGAGTGGAAGTTTTGGACAACAACGATTAGTTGATTTCGTTAATCCTTTTATTGGTACGGGTGGTCACGGACATACTTATCCCGGCGCGACATTGCCCTTTGGTATGGTGCAGGTAAGCCCCGACAACGGCACCCAGGGTTGGGACTGGACAAGTGGTTATCATTATTCCGACAGCATCATTTCAGGTTTTAGCCATACCCACCTTAGTGGTACCGGTATCGGCGATCTTTGTGATATATCAGTTCTTCCCGTGGTAGGAAAGCCAGACACTTGCAAAGTTTACAGCACATTTGCACACAAAGAGGAAAGAGCCAGCCCCGGTTTTTATGGCGTACGCTTACGCGACTTCCAGGTATATGCAGAAATGACCACCTCCCTGCGGAGCGCATTACATCGTTATGCATTTCCAGCCAGCAAAGAATCCGCAATACGTTTAAACCTTGGCTTTGCCATCAACTGGGATAAAACAACAGATGCAAGTTTTAAAAAGATAAATGACACCACTTTCGTAGGCTACCGTTTTTCTACCGGTTGGGCAAAAAACCAGAAAGTGTTCTATGCCATCAGGCTGAGTAAGCCGGTTAAAAGCACTACAGTTTTTTTAAATAAATCTGAGACAGACAAAACAGAGGTAAAAGGTGATGACATCATTGCTTACCTGAATTTTGATACCAAAGCTGGTGAAGCTATCCTGATGAAAGTAGGGATCAGTTTTGCTGATATAGAGGGGGCACTCGAAGGCCTGAACGAGATCAAAACGTGGGATTTTAGAGCGGTGCGTAAAGGCGCTTCTGATCTTTGGGAACGTGAGCTACGTAAGGTGCAGATTAATACGCCAGATAAAAAAACAAAGGAAATATTTTATACCGCCCTGTATCATACCTACCTGGCGCCTACCATCTTCAGCGATCGTTATGGCAATTATAAAGGAGTAAAAGGTGATATCAGGAATGGTAAAATGGTCTTGTCGACACATTCTCTTTGGGACACTTTCCGTGCAGCCAACCCGCTGCTCACCATTACCCAAACAGAAATGATAGGGCCCCTGATCAACAGCTACCTCGCCTTCTATGATCAGTCAGGCTATTTGCCAGTATGGGATCTTCATTTTAATGAAACAAATACCATGACCGGCTACCATGCTATACCGGTTATAGCAGATGCCATTCTCAAGAACATTCGTGGTTTTGATTATGACAAAGCCTATGCTGCCATGAAAAGAAGTGCAGCACAGAACATCCGTGGTACTGAGTGGTACCGCAACTTTGGTTTTGTACCTGCCGATAAAATGAACGAAAGCGTAACCATCAGCCTGGAATATGCATTTGATGATTATTGTATTGGCCAGGTAGCTCGCAAGTTGAAGAAGTACGAGGATACAGCACAGTTTAACAAGCGTGCCCGTTACTGGAAGAATTTGTTTGATGAAAAAACAGGTTTCTTCAGGGGTAAGAATATGAATGGAAAATGGGTAGAACCTTTTGACCCATATGCTACCTATCCTGAAGGAGAGAAACATCCATATACAGAAGGAAATGCATGGCAGCACAGTTTCTTTGTGCCGCACGATGTAGAAGGGCTTCGCCAGAGTTTTGTTTCTGAAAATGGTCTGGAAGCCAAATTGGATTCTTTATTCACTACCTCATCTAAACTTACTGGTAACCCTGCGCCGGATATCACTGGCTTAATCGGGCAGTATGCGCATGGTAACGAACCGAGCCATCATATTGCTTACATGTATAATTACATACAGCGGCCTTGGAAAACGCAGGAAAGAGTAAGAGAAATCATGGAGAAGTTTTACAACAATACTCCCGATGGTTTGGTTGGTAACGAAGACTGCGGGCAAATGAGTGCATGGTATGTATTCAGTGCGCTCGGCTTTTATCCTGTTAATCCTGCCAGCGGGCAATATGTATTTGGCAGCCCAATAGTCAATGAGGCCATCATGCTTCTGCCTTCCGGAATGACTTTTAAAATGGTGGTGGAAAACAACAGCCCACAAAACAAGTACATACAATCTGTGACACTTAACGGTAAGCCATACACGAAGAACTACATTACCCACCACGACATTATGATTGGCGGCATGTTGATCATTAAGATGGGAAATGTACCTAACAAAAAGTGGGGCGTAGAAAATGGTGACCTGCCAAGAAGCATGACAGCACCATTGGTACCTAAAGTATAA
- a CDS encoding Ldh family oxidoreductase — translation MTTFTYDQLYSFSYNVFKAMGCSDEHAETAAKVLVSADIRGVDSHGVARLSGYVRLWEAKRINANPTLKIVHETPSTAVVDGDAGLGLVVAPFAMQVAIDKAQQVGTGWVSVKNSNHFGIAGYHAMMALQHQMIGIAMTNASALVAPTFSIEKMLGTNPIAVAIPAGNQPPFVADFATTTASNGKLEILQRKQAEAPLGWVQDKEGFETTNANALKDGGAMLPLGGDREHGSHKGYALGSIVDIFSAVLSGGSYGPWAPPFPAYIPLPDNMPGQGLGHFFGAMRVDAFRPADEFTQNMDNWIERFRQAKPAPGHEKVIIPGDPEREMEVERMSSGIPVVDPVVTDLVAVGQKFGISL, via the coding sequence ATGACCACTTTTACTTACGACCAACTATATTCTTTTTCCTACAATGTTTTTAAAGCTATGGGATGTTCTGATGAACATGCCGAAACAGCCGCTAAAGTTTTGGTTAGTGCCGATATAAGAGGAGTTGACAGTCACGGTGTGGCACGCTTAAGTGGTTACGTACGGCTTTGGGAGGCAAAACGAATAAATGCTAATCCTACATTGAAGATTGTGCACGAAACACCGTCAACAGCTGTGGTAGATGGCGATGCAGGCCTGGGACTTGTAGTAGCTCCCTTTGCCATGCAGGTAGCCATTGACAAAGCACAGCAAGTTGGAACAGGGTGGGTGAGTGTGAAGAACAGTAATCATTTTGGTATTGCCGGCTACCACGCCATGATGGCGCTGCAGCACCAGATGATAGGAATAGCAATGACTAATGCAAGCGCACTGGTGGCGCCTACCTTCAGCATTGAAAAAATGTTGGGTACAAATCCTATAGCAGTGGCTATTCCTGCAGGTAATCAGCCGCCGTTTGTAGCTGATTTTGCTACCACCACAGCTTCTAATGGAAAGCTGGAAATTTTACAACGTAAACAAGCTGAGGCACCGCTTGGCTGGGTGCAGGATAAAGAAGGTTTTGAAACTACGAATGCCAATGCTTTAAAAGATGGTGGTGCAATGCTGCCATTGGGTGGTGACCGCGAACACGGCAGCCACAAAGGATATGCGCTTGGAAGTATCGTTGATATCTTTTCTGCTGTACTAAGCGGGGGAAGTTATGGGCCTTGGGCACCTCCATTTCCTGCATATATACCCTTGCCAGATAATATGCCGGGGCAAGGATTAGGTCATTTTTTTGGTGCTATGCGTGTGGATGCTTTCAGGCCTGCTGATGAGTTCACGCAGAACATGGACAACTGGATCGAGCGCTTCAGGCAGGCTAAACCTGCACCGGGGCATGAGAAGGTGATCATACCCGGAGACCCGGAAAGGGAGATGGAGGTAGAGAGAATGAGCAGCGGGATACCAGTGGTAGATCCTGTAGTGACAGACCTTGTAGCCGTAGGACAGAAGTTTGGCATCAGCCTGTAA
- a CDS encoding aminotransferase class I/II-fold pyridoxal phosphate-dependent enzyme → MADVFAKLVKDGGPIGQHMDRAHGYFAFPKLEGELGPRMNFRGKEMIVWSLNNYLGLVNHPEVRQVDTEAAAKYGMGNPMGARMMSGNSTKHEELERVISKFVNREDTMLLNFGYQGIMSCIDALVNRRDVIVYDAESHACIVDGVRLHMGHRYAFKHNDIDDCEKQLQRATEMANKNGGGILVITEGVFGMDGEQGILKEIVALKQKYEFRVLIDDAHGFGYMGPTGGGADEAQGCQDGIDLYFSTFVKSMGSIGAFISGPKNVLKYLRYNTRSQIFAKSLPLLIVEGMLKRMEMVISMPELREKLWYNVNRLQEGLKARGFDIGNTNSPVTPIYMKGDVPEATAMVMDLRENYHIFCSIVVYPVIPKGDIIYRIIPTAAHSDEDIDLTLKAFEETKKKLDAGEYKRSEIPDMAEAI, encoded by the coding sequence ATGGCAGACGTTTTTGCGAAACTTGTAAAAGATGGTGGACCAATAGGGCAACATATGGATCGGGCTCATGGTTATTTTGCATTTCCTAAACTGGAAGGAGAACTGGGACCGAGGATGAATTTTAGGGGAAAAGAAATGATCGTGTGGAGCCTGAACAATTACCTGGGCCTGGTAAATCATCCTGAAGTAAGACAAGTAGACACCGAAGCGGCTGCAAAATATGGAATGGGTAATCCTATGGGTGCCCGTATGATGAGTGGTAATTCTACCAAGCATGAAGAACTGGAGCGGGTTATCAGCAAGTTTGTAAATCGTGAGGATACCATGCTGCTCAATTTTGGCTACCAGGGTATCATGAGCTGTATTGATGCACTGGTTAATCGCCGCGATGTTATTGTTTACGATGCAGAATCGCATGCATGTATAGTGGATGGTGTGCGCCTGCACATGGGACATCGTTATGCTTTTAAACACAACGATATAGATGATTGCGAAAAGCAACTGCAGCGTGCTACTGAGATGGCCAACAAGAATGGCGGTGGTATTTTGGTGATCACTGAAGGTGTTTTTGGAATGGATGGTGAGCAGGGTATACTAAAAGAAATAGTAGCTCTTAAACAGAAATATGAATTCAGGGTGCTGATAGACGACGCTCATGGATTTGGATATATGGGACCAACAGGTGGTGGCGCCGACGAAGCGCAAGGCTGCCAGGATGGTATAGACCTGTATTTTTCTACGTTTGTAAAAAGCATGGGTAGCATTGGTGCATTCATCAGTGGACCGAAGAATGTTTTGAAATACCTGCGCTACAATACACGCAGCCAGATCTTCGCTAAAAGTTTACCGCTATTGATAGTAGAAGGTATGCTGAAGCGTATGGAGATGGTGATCTCTATGCCTGAATTGCGTGAAAAGCTTTGGTACAATGTGAACCGCCTTCAGGAAGGATTGAAAGCACGTGGATTTGATATTGGCAATACCAACAGCCCTGTTACGCCTATTTATATGAAAGGTGATGTGCCAGAGGCTACTGCTATGGTAATGGACCTTAGGGAGAACTACCACATCTTCTGTTCCATAGTGGTTTACCCCGTTATTCCAAAAGGAGATATCATCTACAGGATCATTCCTACCGCAGCACACTCTGATGAGGATATTGATCTGACATTGAAAGCTTTTGAAGAAACCAAAAAGAAGCTGGATGCGGGAGAATACAAGAGAAGCGAGATACCAGATATGGCAGAAGCAATCTAA
- a CDS encoding MmcQ/YjbR family DNA-binding protein, giving the protein MLLLFFAMVTGEEFRTMALAFEEAVEQPHFEKPSFRIRKKIFATLDIKKQQAVVKLSELEQSVFCAYKKSIIYPVAGTWGRQGWTIIELDQVIPQMLHDALTTAYCNVAPAKLAEKYKQ; this is encoded by the coding sequence ATGCTGCTTTTATTTTTTGCTATGGTTACCGGAGAAGAATTCAGGACAATGGCTCTTGCTTTTGAAGAGGCAGTTGAACAGCCACATTTTGAGAAACCTTCCTTCAGGATCAGGAAGAAGATCTTTGCTACGCTTGATATAAAAAAGCAACAAGCGGTAGTAAAGCTATCGGAGCTGGAGCAATCTGTTTTTTGCGCATACAAAAAATCCATCATTTACCCAGTAGCAGGCACATGGGGAAGGCAAGGCTGGACGATCATTGAACTGGACCAGGTAATACCACAAATGCTACATGATGCACTCACCACTGCTTACTGCAATGTAGCACCAGCCAAACTTGCTGAAAAATACAAGCAGTAA
- a CDS encoding GLPGLI family protein: MKLFITLIAILFASASFAQPQFIAKGKIEFEKKVNLHKQLDNDEDGTWREMMKKAVPPIKTNYFDLYFNGQKTVFKPGRENVGGQKVPEWIDGPANDNIVFTDLQQQQFTSQKAVFEQVFNITDTITKLDWKITADTRMIAGFECRKATTILMDSVFVFAFYTDQITTTGGPESLNALPGMILGVAIPRMNTTWFATKLELYDVKDQELVAPKKGKKTNLSNLNQVLQGAMKNWGKWRDKNMWQIII, from the coding sequence ATGAAACTATTTATAACATTAATAGCAATATTGTTTGCCTCTGCGTCCTTTGCGCAACCACAGTTTATAGCCAAAGGCAAAATAGAGTTTGAGAAGAAGGTGAACCTGCACAAGCAGTTGGATAATGATGAGGATGGCACCTGGAGAGAAATGATGAAGAAGGCTGTTCCACCCATTAAAACAAATTATTTCGACCTATACTTCAACGGGCAGAAAACGGTGTTCAAACCAGGAAGAGAGAACGTAGGAGGTCAAAAAGTTCCTGAATGGATTGATGGACCGGCCAATGACAATATTGTTTTTACTGACCTGCAGCAACAACAATTCACCAGTCAGAAAGCCGTGTTTGAACAGGTCTTCAACATCACCGATACTATTACCAAGCTGGACTGGAAAATTACTGCAGACACCAGGATGATCGCCGGTTTTGAATGCAGGAAAGCAACTACCATCCTCATGGATTCTGTATTTGTTTTTGCATTTTATACTGACCAGATAACAACTACCGGAGGCCCTGAATCTTTGAATGCTTTACCAGGTATGATACTCGGGGTAGCTATTCCTCGAATGAATACCACCTGGTTTGCTACCAAACTGGAGTTGTACGATGTAAAAGACCAGGAACTGGTGGCGCCTAAGAAGGGAAAGAAAACCAACTTATCGAACCTGAACCAGGTACTGCAGGGAGCAATGAAAAACTGGGGCAAATGGCGGGATAAGAACATGTGGCAGATCATTATATAG
- a CDS encoding TonB-dependent receptor — MKHYLWLLLLLLSSGFCANAQTSSVKGSISDTLNHLELENASVAVLRAKDSVLVKHTRSNKDGKFEIAGLAPGDYVAMITMPTYADYFDKVVLEENKPFDLGTVSLTLRSRLLEEVFVKQTIAAIRMKGDTIEFKADSFRVREGASVEEMLRKLPGLQVDKDGNVTAHGTRVEKVLVDGEEFFGNDPTMATKNLQADAIDKVQVFDKKSDQAAFSGIDDGTSIKTINLTMKEDKKKGYFGKIELAGGPENRWNNNVMLNSFKAKKKLSLYGIMSSTGKTGLNWEESEKFGGQSNMQYDADGGYFYSSGGGDEFDSYGSFFGQGIPTSWSAGTHYSDKLNGDKQSINGSYRYNKLNTEGGGNTIAQSILPGRQFINREQREFFNTRQRHAANGTYEWQIDSFTSLKIIANGFTGTNNSFSTFISSTTSGNGAMLNNSNRFTSSIGNNNSLNSNALLRRRFKKAGRTISLTIDQQYRQNDNEGNLLSINRFFNENGGGIRNVDTVDQQKMNNIINKGFFTRVAYTEPVVKNLFVEIGAGVRHSNSEARRLSYDKSFNGKYDILNDTFSNHFDFNVLTSSGGMMWRYNSKKVNVSGGGDVAFSNFKQQDVLHDSMYRYQFRNFFPRGQFQYKFNANSRFNINYNGNTRQPTIEQIQPIRDNTNPLNIALGNPDLRQEFRHVFNFNFNSYKVLQQRGIHTYGSYSFISNAISVSETTATSGDSIGRRTYQFVNLNGNYNGNAGGGYNMKLKKIDLNMSIGFSLNVNHNNSIVNGRPNVTDNKAYGLNFSLYKFKEKKYDVQYYGNVRFNTATSSINRNIETDYITQFHNFSLNITLPYKFEINTNAEINLRQRTATFNQNNNVVLLNGHIGRKLFKHDKGLIRLQAFDILDQNRGFNRIINTNMVREDTYQNLRRYFLLSFVWNFSKSPAGMAPGN, encoded by the coding sequence ATGAAACATTACCTGTGGCTACTCTTGCTACTTCTTTCATCTGGCTTTTGTGCCAATGCACAAACCTCTTCTGTCAAAGGCTCCATTTCCGACACGCTCAATCATCTCGAATTAGAAAACGCTTCCGTAGCGGTATTGCGAGCCAAAGACTCTGTTTTAGTAAAACATACCCGAAGCAACAAAGACGGCAAATTTGAAATTGCAGGTCTTGCGCCGGGCGATTACGTGGCCATGATAACCATGCCAACTTATGCTGACTATTTTGATAAGGTAGTTCTGGAGGAAAATAAACCTTTTGATCTTGGCACCGTTTCGCTCACCCTACGCTCCAGGCTTTTAGAAGAGGTGTTTGTAAAGCAAACCATAGCAGCCATACGCATGAAAGGTGACACCATAGAATTTAAGGCCGACAGCTTCAGAGTACGTGAAGGCGCTTCTGTAGAAGAAATGCTGCGCAAGCTGCCGGGGCTGCAGGTAGATAAAGACGGCAATGTGACTGCGCATGGCACGCGGGTAGAAAAAGTGCTGGTAGATGGTGAAGAATTTTTTGGCAACGACCCAACAATGGCTACTAAAAACCTGCAGGCAGATGCAATAGATAAAGTGCAGGTATTTGATAAAAAAAGTGACCAGGCAGCATTTTCAGGTATTGATGATGGAACCTCTATAAAAACCATTAACCTGACGATGAAGGAGGACAAGAAGAAAGGTTATTTTGGAAAAATAGAGCTGGCAGGAGGTCCGGAGAACAGGTGGAACAACAATGTGATGTTGAACTCCTTCAAAGCTAAAAAGAAATTGTCGCTGTATGGCATTATGAGCAGCACCGGCAAGACAGGCCTGAACTGGGAGGAAAGCGAAAAGTTTGGCGGCCAGTCGAACATGCAATATGATGCTGATGGCGGCTATTTTTATTCTTCAGGTGGTGGTGATGAGTTTGATTCCTATGGCTCTTTCTTTGGGCAAGGGATACCTACCAGCTGGAGCGCAGGCACCCATTATTCTGATAAACTAAATGGTGATAAACAATCCATCAACGGCAGCTACAGGTATAATAAGTTGAATACAGAAGGTGGCGGAAATACAATAGCACAAAGCATTTTGCCGGGCAGGCAGTTCATTAACCGCGAACAACGTGAGTTCTTCAATACAAGACAAAGGCACGCAGCTAATGGAACTTACGAATGGCAGATAGATAGTTTCACTTCGCTTAAGATTATCGCCAACGGATTTACCGGCACCAATAACTCCTTCAGCACCTTCATTAGCAGCACTACCAGTGGCAATGGAGCTATGTTAAATAACAGTAACCGCTTTACCAGCAGTATTGGCAATAACAATAGTCTTAACAGCAATGCCTTACTGAGAAGGCGTTTCAAAAAAGCAGGTCGTACTATCTCTCTTACTATAGACCAGCAATACCGCCAAAACGATAATGAAGGAAACCTGCTTTCCATCAACCGCTTCTTCAACGAAAATGGTGGCGGCATCCGCAACGTTGATACAGTGGACCAGCAGAAGATGAATAACATTATCAACAAAGGTTTTTTTACAAGAGTAGCTTACACTGAGCCTGTGGTGAAAAATCTGTTTGTAGAAATTGGTGCTGGCGTAAGGCATAGTAACAGCGAAGCACGCAGGCTATCGTACGACAAGAGTTTTAACGGCAAGTATGATATTCTCAATGACACGTTCAGTAATCATTTCGATTTTAATGTGCTTACGTCCAGCGGTGGAATGATGTGGCGTTACAATAGCAAAAAAGTAAATGTTTCTGGTGGTGGCGATGTAGCCTTTTCAAATTTTAAACAACAGGATGTACTGCACGACAGCATGTACCGCTACCAGTTCAGAAACTTCTTTCCACGCGGCCAGTTCCAGTACAAGTTCAATGCTAACAGCAGGTTTAACATTAACTACAATGGAAATACCCGCCAGCCTACCATTGAACAAATTCAACCCATTCGCGACAATACTAACCCGCTAAATATTGCCCTGGGTAATCCTGATCTGCGGCAGGAATTCCGGCATGTCTTCAATTTCAATTTCAACTCGTATAAAGTATTGCAGCAGCGTGGAATTCACACTTACGGCTCTTATAGTTTTATATCAAATGCTATTTCTGTTAGTGAAACAACAGCTACCAGCGGCGATTCTATTGGTCGCAGAACATACCAGTTTGTGAACCTGAACGGGAACTACAATGGTAATGCAGGTGGTGGTTATAATATGAAGTTGAAGAAAATAGACCTGAACATGAGTATTGGCTTTAGCCTGAATGTGAACCACAACAATAGCATTGTAAATGGCCGGCCAAACGTAACAGACAATAAAGCATACGGTTTAAATTTCTCGCTATACAAGTTTAAGGAGAAGAAGTATGACGTACAGTACTACGGTAATGTTCGCTTCAATACTGCCACGTCTTCTATCAACCGAAATATAGAAACAGATTATATAACACAGTTTCACAACTTCAGTCTCAACATTACCCTACCGTACAAGTTCGAGATTAATACCAATGCTGAGATAAACCTGCGCCAGCGCACGGCAACATTTAACCAGAACAACAACGTTGTACTGCTGAACGGGCATATTGGAAGGAAACTCTTCAAGCACGACAAGGGCCTGATCCGTTTGCAGGCTTTTGATATTCTTGATCAGAACCGCGGTTTCAACAGGATCATTAACACCAACATGGTAAGGGAAGATACCTACCAGAACCTGCGCCGTTATTTTTTGCTCAGCTTCGTATGGAACTTTAGTAAATCACCAGCAGGCATGGCTCCTGGCAACTAA